In the Gossypium raimondii isolate GPD5lz chromosome 9, ASM2569854v1, whole genome shotgun sequence genome, one interval contains:
- the LOC105797904 gene encoding gibberellin 2-beta-dioxygenase 2 produces the protein MVVLSKPAPLHDHYASIKTCKPRISVFKGIPSINLRDPKAKMLIIQACQEFGFFKLLNHGVPMETIARLEAEALSFFNLPRSVKDKAGPPNPFGYGTKGIGPNGDVGWIEYLLINTDQNPAISRSAVKDYVMEVKAVAYEVAELMAEGLGIERRDVWSKMLREEESDWCLRLNHYPISQDLQALSGRKMIGFGEHTDPQIISLLKSNNTSGLQICLKDGTWVSVPPDHASFFVTVGDALQVMTNGRLKSVRHRVMTNSLKPRISMIYFGGPPLSETIRPLPSLMAKGEESLYNEFTWREYKASAYKSRLGDYRLGLFEKASTTGH, from the exons ATGGTTGTTTTATCAAAGCCAGCACCATTACATGACCATTACGCATCGATCAAGACATGCAAGCCGAGGATTAGTGTTTTCAAAGGAATCCCATCCATAAACTTAAGAGACCCAAAGGCCAAAATGTTGATAATTCAAGCTTGCCAGGAGTTTGGGTTCTTCAAGCTGCTTAACCATGGCGTTCCTATGGAAACCATAGCCAGATTAGAAGCCGAAGCTCTTAGCTTCTTTAATCTTCCCCGGTCTGTGAAAGACAAAGCCGGTCCGCCCAACCCCTTTGGTTACGGTACTAAAGGGATTGGACCCAATGGTGATGTGGGATGGATTGAATATCTCCTTATCAACACCGATCAAAACCCAGCAATTTCCCG GTCAGCGGTGAAGGATTATGTGATGGAAGTGAAGGCGGTGGCGTACGAGGTGGCGGAGCTAATGGCGGAAGGGTTGGGGATTGAGCGAAGGGATGTGTGGAGTAAGATGCTGAGAGAGGAGGAAAGTGACTGGTGTTTGAGGCTAAACCATTACCCGATTAGCCAAGACCTGCAGGCATTGAGCGGAAGGAAAATGATAGGGTTCGGGGAACACACCGACCCACAAATAATATCACTACTAAAATCCAACAACACGTCGGGACTGCAAATATGTCTTAAAGATGGGACTTGGGTTTCAGTCCCACCTGATCACGCCTCCTTCTTTGTCACTGTTGGTGATGCTTTGCAG GTCATGACAAATGGGAGGCTTAAAAGTGTGAGGCATAGGGTAATGACAAACTCACTAAAACCAAGAATTTCAATGATATATTTTGGAGGTCCACCTTTAAGTGAAACCATAAGGCCATTGCCTTCACTAATGGCCAAAGGTGAAGAGAGCTTGTACAATGAGTTCACATGGAGAGAATACAAGGCTTCAGCTTATAAGTCAAGGTTGGGTGATTATAGGCTTGGCTTGTTCGAAAAGGCTTCAACTACTGGCCACTAA
- the LOC105799020 gene encoding 60S ribosomal protein L18a, with the protein MVTFRFHQYQVVGRALPTENDEHPKIYRMKLWATNEVRAKSKFWYFLRKLKKVKKSNGQVLAINEIFEKNPTKIKNYGIWLRYQSRTGYHNMYKEYRDTTLNGAVEQMYTEMASRHRVRFPCIQIIKTATIPAKLCKRDSTKQFHNSKIKFPLVFKKVRPPTRKLKTTYKASKPNLFM; encoded by the exons ATGGTTACTTTCCGG TTTCACCAGTACCAGGTTGTTGGGAGGGCTCTTCCAACGGAGAACGATGAGCACCCTAAGATTTACAGGATGAAGCTTTGGGCCACCAATGAGGTTCGGGCCAAATCCAAGTTCTG GTACTTCTTGAGAAAGCTGAAGAAGGTTAAGAAGAGCAATGGGCAAGTCCTTGCCATCAATGAG ATTTTTGAGAAGAACCCTACCAAGATCAAGAATTATGGAATCTGGCTCCGTTATCAAAGCCGTACTGGTTATCACAACATGTACAAGGAATACCGTGACACTACTTTGAATGGAGCTGTTGAACAGATGTACACCGAGATGGCTTCTCGTCACAGAGTCAGGTTCCCTTGCATCCAGATTATCAAGACGGCGACCATCCCAGCTAAGCTATGCAAGCGGGACAGCACGAAGCAGTTCCACAACTCAAAAATCAAGTTCCCATTGGTATTCAAGAAGGTGAGACCACCTACCAGGAAGCTGAAAACAACTTATAAGGCATCGAAGCCCAACTTGtttatgtaa